In Paenibacillus algicola, a genomic segment contains:
- a CDS encoding tautomerase family protein, translating into MPQITIKMYEGRSQSQKEEIVETFTRELSRIIDREPEFISITFDEIPVDENAPEHLRKQKELEGGSRG; encoded by the coding sequence ATGCCACAAATCACCATAAAAATGTACGAGGGTCGAAGCCAGAGTCAGAAGGAAGAAATTGTTGAAACGTTTACCCGGGAGCTGTCTCGCATTATCGACAGAGAACCGGAATTCATCTCGATCACCTTCGACGAAATTCCAGTAGACGAAAATGCACCGGAGCATCTTAGGAAGCAGAAGGAGCTTGAAGGAGGCAGCCGTGGCTAA
- a CDS encoding SDR family NAD(P)-dependent oxidoreductase, producing the protein MNLDLTGKIALVTGASGGIGRACALMLSQAGAKVAINYRSSAEDAEQVAAQIREAGGEAALFQADVTQIDQVEAMIQGIQEQLGGTVDILINNAGHLVKRVANDVMTEEHYNQVMDVNMKSTVFVTRAVLAGMKEKKSGRIVNMTSVAAHNGGGAGASIYAASKAAVISYSKGLAKELGPDGITVNCISPGFIGNTAFHATFTPDSARQATINSIPLGREGHPDDVASAVIYFVSDLGSYITGETLEVNGGMFMR; encoded by the coding sequence ATTAACTTGGATTTGACAGGAAAAATTGCATTGGTAACAGGGGCGAGCGGCGGGATCGGCAGAGCCTGTGCGTTAATGCTGAGCCAAGCGGGTGCGAAGGTAGCCATCAATTACAGAAGCAGTGCAGAGGATGCCGAGCAGGTTGCAGCCCAGATTCGGGAGGCTGGCGGTGAGGCTGCGCTATTTCAGGCAGATGTGACTCAAATTGACCAGGTTGAAGCAATGATTCAGGGCATTCAGGAGCAGCTGGGTGGAACTGTAGACATTCTGATTAACAATGCCGGTCATCTGGTAAAGCGGGTTGCCAACGATGTCATGACAGAGGAGCATTACAATCAGGTCATGGACGTCAATATGAAGAGCACGGTCTTTGTAACCCGTGCTGTGCTTGCCGGCATGAAGGAGAAAAAATCCGGAAGAATTGTTAATATGACCTCTGTAGCCGCCCACAACGGCGGCGGTGCTGGAGCCAGTATCTATGCGGCAAGTAAAGCAGCCGTGATCTCCTACTCCAAGGGCTTGGCCAAGGAACTGGGTCCGGATGGTATTACTGTTAACTGTATTTCTCCGGGCTTTATCGGAAACACCGCCTTCCATGCAACGTTTACACCGGATAGTGCGAGACAGGCGACAATTAACAGCATCCCGCTTGGACGTGAAGGACATCCGGATGATGTGGCTTCTGCGGTCATCTATTTCGTCTCTGATCTCGGTTCATACATTACCGGCGAGACGCTTGAGGTTAACGGCGGAATGTTCATGCGTTAA
- a CDS encoding ABC transporter permease, which produces MAKSLTAQDTRTLRPEERSIFSYMWKYKTLYILALPGVLYFILFKYVPLFGSVIAFQDYNIFKGMWDSEWVGLEHFRTMFEHYDFMRILGNTLLIGLYDTLLAFPAPIILALLLNELRLIFYKRVLQTVVYMPHFLSWVVVSGVAVGILSPSTGVVNTFLGWFGIDPIYFLGEESYIRSILITSGIWRDSGYGTIIYLAALAGINPDLYEAAEVDGAGRWKQTLSITLPALLPTIMILFLLHIGKFMDFGFERVIVFLNPLNTENGEILDTYIYKAGLLQQQYSYTTAMGLFKSVVGLMLVYIGNLISKKTTGESLY; this is translated from the coding sequence GTGGCTAAGTCCTTGACAGCACAAGATACGAGAACCCTTCGGCCGGAGGAGAGATCGATTTTCTCCTACATGTGGAAGTATAAAACCTTATACATTCTGGCTCTGCCAGGCGTCCTATATTTCATCCTGTTCAAATATGTACCGTTATTCGGATCGGTAATCGCGTTCCAGGACTACAACATTTTCAAAGGCATGTGGGACAGTGAGTGGGTAGGACTGGAGCATTTTCGCACCATGTTTGAGCATTATGACTTCATGCGTATTCTGGGCAACACCTTGTTAATCGGCTTGTATGATACGCTGCTTGCATTCCCGGCGCCTATTATTTTGGCACTGCTGCTGAATGAGCTGCGGCTGATTTTTTACAAAAGAGTACTGCAAACCGTTGTGTATATGCCCCATTTTCTTTCCTGGGTCGTTGTCAGCGGGGTTGCGGTCGGTATCCTGTCTCCCTCCACCGGGGTGGTCAACACCTTCCTGGGCTGGTTCGGAATCGACCCGATCTACTTCCTGGGTGAAGAATCCTACATTCGCTCCATTCTGATTACGTCCGGGATTTGGCGGGACAGCGGCTATGGCACCATTATTTATCTCGCAGCGCTTGCCGGTATCAATCCGGATCTGTATGAAGCAGCGGAGGTCGATGGAGCAGGACGCTGGAAACAGACCTTATCGATTACATTGCCGGCTTTGCTGCCGACGATTATGATTTTGTTCCTGCTGCATATCGGTAAATTTATGGACTTCGGCTTTGAACGCGTTATTGTATTCCTGAATCCGCTGAACACGGAGAACGGTGAAATTCTTGATACTTATATTTATAAAGCCGGTTTGCTGCAGCAGCAGTACAGCTATACGACAGCCATGGGATTGTTCAAATCCGTAGTCGGCTTGATGCTGGTCTATATTGGGAATCTTATCAGTAAAAAAACAACCGGCGAGAGCTTGTACTAG
- a CDS encoding carbohydrate ABC transporter permease encodes MNHATQGQKIFNVFNIILLTAIALCMFLPFVNVLAQSFSSSLAVTTGRVTFFPVEFTFTNYLYVFSDASIWRSFAVTIYITVLGTLINLAATASLAYPVSRQEFVGRKYVVMLVLITMVFSAPLIPNFILIKELGMMNSLWSLMIPGAISAFNFFVMRSFFMQIPSELIDASRIDGCGELRILWNIVLPLSKPVMASLGIFYAVGHWNTFQSALYYINKPSLWPLQVKLRQMITTDDISIDPSASQFSDLAHSSPEGIKMAVIIVATIPIIMIYPFLQRHFVKGLMLGSVKS; translated from the coding sequence ATGAATCATGCAACTCAAGGACAGAAGATATTTAACGTTTTCAATATTATTCTGCTTACTGCCATCGCGCTCTGTATGTTTCTGCCATTTGTAAACGTATTGGCCCAATCCTTCAGCTCTTCGCTGGCGGTTACGACGGGCAGGGTTACCTTTTTTCCGGTAGAGTTCACCTTTACGAACTATCTGTACGTATTCAGTGATGCTTCCATCTGGCGTTCCTTCGCGGTCACCATTTATATTACCGTGCTTGGTACACTGATTAATCTGGCGGCTACTGCTTCGCTGGCCTATCCCGTTTCCCGACAGGAATTCGTCGGCAGAAAATACGTGGTTATGCTGGTGTTGATCACAATGGTATTCAGTGCACCGCTCATTCCTAACTTTATCCTGATCAAGGAACTGGGAATGATGAACTCCTTGTGGTCCTTGATGATTCCGGGAGCGATATCTGCTTTTAACTTCTTCGTCATGAGATCTTTCTTCATGCAGATTCCAAGCGAGCTCATTGATGCTTCCCGGATTGACGGCTGTGGAGAACTCCGGATCCTGTGGAACATCGTGCTGCCGCTCTCGAAGCCAGTTATGGCGTCTCTTGGTATCTTTTATGCAGTAGGACACTGGAATACCTTCCAGTCGGCCCTGTACTATATTAACAAGCCAAGCCTGTGGCCGCTGCAGGTCAAGCTGCGTCAGATGATTACCACGGACGATATTTCGATCGATCCGTCGGCATCGCAGTTTAGTGATCTGGCCCATTCATCTCCGGAAGGAATCAAGATGGCGGTTATTATCGTCGCAACGATTCCAATCATCATGATCTATCCTTTCCTGCAGCGTCATTTCGTAAAAGGCCTGATGCTGGGTTCCGTTAAATCCTGA
- a CDS encoding cache domain-containing sensor histidine kinase, with protein MKASLARQVFLYFLIVIILSLTSLGLFSYFKASRALDRQMEKYISQMTTNMAYQTDIFLDRYKDVSSSMLSSWDIKYFLDMDYTDSYSYFYYSSQIRRHALEPLFVQYPQIHQIYLIGKNGRAVVNDSSIHVEKRLEWLWERTPAEGGIVVLNDRIASSKTNIVTLARRVRGFSSYEPTGVLAVELNVQELTQMWQQKDLGKDSYFFVLDELGRYVYHPESSLIGQKADEELKSKVLHGEEESFISGYGDDHRLFVTRSSLESGWKLTVSIPVKELREPVNSIRSTTITVGLITLALAAWLAFRFGHSIVSPIRRLNSSMRQTEKGNWQQIQGVHRTDEIGGLMHSYNIMVSRLSEMIEKVYETELANQKAELELQESSLERQKAEFQALQLQINPHFLYNTLATVNGYAIVQHSGEISEIVEAMSYMLRYSIQTNLEEITIANELNHVRNYLIILKHRSGREIEIDVDIDPELLLEKCVRLTLQPLVENIFQHAFPDGMEDYHRIRIDAKIENQCFYVMVEDNGVGMTSEQLQKLQERLRQNRLAEAPKDTVYHHGGIGLMNVHRRIQLVFGDEYGLFVESEEGKGTRFVMKMPEQ; from the coding sequence ATGAAAGCTTCACTTGCCCGCCAGGTGTTTCTTTACTTCCTTATTGTGATCATACTTTCCTTGACAAGCCTGGGATTGTTCTCTTATTTTAAAGCCTCACGAGCGCTTGACCGCCAAATGGAGAAGTATATTTCCCAAATGACTACGAATATGGCTTATCAGACGGATATCTTTTTGGATCGCTATAAGGATGTTAGCAGCTCTATGCTGTCCAGCTGGGATATCAAGTATTTCCTGGATATGGACTATACAGACAGCTACTCCTACTTTTATTATTCCTCCCAGATTCGGCGCCACGCCCTGGAGCCTTTATTTGTTCAATATCCACAGATTCATCAGATTTATCTGATTGGAAAAAATGGGCGGGCTGTCGTTAATGACAGCTCCATCCATGTGGAAAAACGGCTGGAATGGCTATGGGAGCGCACGCCTGCTGAGGGAGGCATTGTCGTTCTGAATGACCGAATTGCTTCAAGCAAGACCAATATCGTTACACTTGCGAGAAGAGTTCGAGGCTTCTCCAGTTATGAGCCCACAGGGGTCCTGGCGGTGGAGCTGAATGTGCAGGAGCTGACACAAATGTGGCAGCAGAAGGATTTGGGGAAGGACAGTTATTTCTTTGTCCTGGATGAGCTTGGACGATATGTATATCATCCGGAATCTTCCTTGATTGGACAGAAGGCGGACGAAGAATTAAAGTCCAAGGTGCTGCATGGGGAAGAGGAAAGCTTTATTTCAGGTTATGGTGATGATCATCGTTTATTTGTTACCCGATCATCCTTGGAATCAGGATGGAAGCTGACCGTTTCTATTCCGGTAAAGGAGCTGCGGGAGCCTGTAAACTCTATCCGTTCCACAACCATCACTGTAGGACTGATTACATTGGCACTGGCCGCATGGCTGGCTTTCCGGTTCGGACATTCTATCGTTTCTCCAATCCGCCGGTTAAACAGCAGTATGCGCCAGACTGAGAAAGGAAATTGGCAGCAAATCCAAGGGGTTCATCGGACTGATGAGATCGGCGGTTTGATGCACAGCTACAATATCATGGTTTCCAGATTGTCAGAAATGATCGAGAAGGTTTATGAAACGGAGCTGGCCAATCAGAAGGCTGAACTTGAGCTGCAGGAATCCTCGCTGGAACGTCAAAAAGCGGAATTCCAAGCCCTTCAGCTGCAGATTAATCCACACTTTTTATACAATACGCTGGCTACTGTAAACGGTTATGCTATCGTGCAGCACTCCGGTGAGATTTCTGAAATTGTGGAAGCGATGTCCTATATGCTGCGATATTCCATCCAGACGAATCTGGAAGAGATAACAATCGCAAATGAGCTGAACCATGTCCGTAATTATTTAATTATTTTAAAGCACCGCAGCGGGAGAGAGATCGAGATCGATGTAGATATAGATCCCGAGCTGCTGCTGGAGAAATGCGTCCGGCTTACCTTACAGCCATTGGTGGAAAATATTTTCCAACACGCATTTCCTGACGGGATGGAGGATTACCATCGGATTCGGATCGACGCCAAAATTGAGAATCAATGCTTCTACGTCATGGTAGAAGACAATGGTGTCGGTATGACTTCGGAGCAGCTGCAAAAGCTGCAGGAGCGCCTGCGTCAAAACCGTTTGGCTGAGGCGCCGAAGGATACTGTGTATCATCACGGCGGGATCGGGCTGATGAATGTGCATCGGCGGATTCAGCTGGTGTTTGGGGATGAGTATGGACTGTTTGTAGAAAGTGAAGAAGGCAAGGGGACCCGGTTTGTGATGAAAATGCCGGAACAATAA
- a CDS encoding response regulator transcription factor, whose product MYRVLIVDDEPMIRQSLSVLISERKDLIVDVKTAENGAAALGILEEGLPDFIFTDIRMPKMNGIELCRHLFQQDSSVQIAVVSGYGDFEYAQQCMSLGVKEYLLKPVSRDKVHHVLEKMAAAARKKKKSTYISPVRLEEVAHAMEQAIWSLSKEQLNKLLKDCEQEFMGYGLGEKQQQELLQALYGLVLKKLNARDIYAFQVNTELMFHEGRELYPRLQDALNLFIDQLQSKRRGHVKDPVEESKRYIEAHLARESSLEEVADILGLNPSYFSQMFKQSTGETFVQYRIRRRMERAKKLLQQPHYRITDIAYDIGYADHSHFTKTFKKYTGVSPSEFRQSLGMNG is encoded by the coding sequence ATGTACCGAGTGCTGATAGTTGATGATGAGCCGATGATCAGGCAAAGTCTGTCCGTATTAATCTCTGAGAGGAAGGATCTCATTGTGGACGTCAAGACTGCCGAGAACGGAGCCGCAGCGCTTGGAATATTGGAGGAGGGCCTTCCTGATTTTATATTTACGGATATTCGGATGCCCAAGATGAATGGAATTGAGCTGTGCCGACATTTGTTCCAACAGGATTCAAGTGTTCAGATTGCTGTTGTATCCGGTTATGGTGATTTTGAATATGCTCAGCAGTGCATGTCTCTAGGCGTGAAGGAATACCTGCTTAAACCCGTTTCCCGAGACAAGGTCCATCATGTTCTGGAGAAAATGGCTGCAGCGGCACGTAAAAAAAAGAAATCCACCTATATTTCTCCGGTTCGCCTGGAGGAGGTTGCCCACGCGATGGAGCAGGCAATCTGGTCCCTCAGCAAGGAGCAGCTGAACAAGCTGCTTAAGGATTGTGAACAAGAATTTATGGGATATGGATTAGGAGAGAAGCAACAACAGGAGCTGCTTCAGGCCTTGTACGGATTGGTTCTGAAAAAGCTAAACGCAAGAGATATTTATGCATTCCAGGTCAATACAGAGCTCATGTTTCATGAAGGACGAGAGCTGTACCCTAGACTTCAAGACGCGCTGAATCTGTTTATAGATCAGCTGCAAAGTAAGCGTCGCGGTCATGTCAAGGACCCGGTGGAAGAATCCAAGCGGTATATTGAAGCTCATCTCGCCAGGGAATCCTCGCTGGAGGAAGTGGCGGACATTCTGGGACTCAACCCGTCTTATTTCTCGCAGATGTTTAAGCAGTCGACAGGAGAAACCTTTGTGCAGTACCGGATCCGGCGGCGGATGGAGAGAGCCAAAAAGCTGCTTCAGCAGCCGCACTACCGGATCACGGATATTGCCTATGACATTGGCTACGCTGATCATTCACATTTTACTAAGACGTTTAAGAAATATACCGGTGTTTCACCTTCCGAATTCCGGCAGAGCCTGGGGATGAATGGATGA
- a CDS encoding polysaccharide lyase family 7 protein, with the protein MMNYRIARKTGIAVLGSALLLGSAGLSTGALAAEGEIPSAQAAPSSHSMNALSPSQPPSQNFNLTKWKLTLPDASEITNLSNYSNAKWFYTDSATGGMVFVAPNLGSTTTNSSYTRSELREMLNASAGTTSYGNNWVTSTSSSSIKAQAGGVDGTMKATLRVDRVSTSGDTSKLGRVVVGQIHGPDTEPIRLYFHKRPSDSKGAIYFGTDDLNNNNTWVNVLGGPSSLNPSNGIALGQKWSYEIKVVGLKMTVKVTPEGGSTTTVNYNLPSGYNNKYLYYKAGVYNQNNTDTTSDKSDHVKATFFSLTHVHP; encoded by the coding sequence ATGATGAACTACCGTATCGCTCGGAAGACAGGAATCGCTGTATTGGGATCGGCCTTGCTGCTCGGCTCCGCCGGCTTAAGCACTGGAGCTTTAGCTGCCGAAGGAGAAATCCCATCTGCCCAGGCTGCTCCATCATCTCATTCTATGAATGCGCTTTCTCCAAGCCAGCCGCCTTCTCAGAATTTTAATCTTACGAAATGGAAGCTTACGCTGCCTGACGCTTCGGAGATTACTAACCTCAGTAATTACAGCAACGCCAAATGGTTCTATACCGATTCCGCGACAGGCGGTATGGTATTTGTGGCTCCGAACCTGGGCAGTACGACGACCAACAGCAGCTACACCCGTTCCGAGCTTCGGGAAATGCTGAACGCTTCGGCGGGCACCACCTCGTATGGTAACAACTGGGTGACCTCTACCTCCTCTTCTTCAATTAAGGCTCAGGCCGGCGGAGTAGACGGCACCATGAAAGCCACGCTGCGAGTAGACCGCGTCTCAACCAGTGGAGATACCTCCAAGCTCGGCCGTGTCGTTGTAGGCCAGATTCATGGACCGGATACAGAGCCGATTCGCTTGTATTTCCACAAGCGTCCCAGCGACAGCAAGGGTGCCATTTACTTTGGCACGGACGATCTGAACAATAACAACACATGGGTCAATGTTCTCGGAGGACCATCCAGCCTCAATCCTTCCAATGGCATTGCACTGGGCCAGAAATGGAGCTATGAAATCAAGGTTGTCGGCTTGAAAATGACGGTCAAGGTAACTCCGGAGGGTGGATCAACAACAACCGTCAACTATAATCTGCCGTCAGGCTATAACAACAAATATTTGTATTACAAGGCTGGCGTCTATAACCAAAACAATACGGATACTACAAGCGACAAGTCCGACCATGTAAAGGCCACCTTCTTCTCGCTCACACATGTTCATCCGTAA
- a CDS encoding DUF4962 domain-containing protein: MISGNSALYQPKSGKLTVQYKPDQETKLVENPPRFTWMAARLEDDQYILQISSSREFKDQDTLTYSPIPYNFFTPDEVLAPGTYYWRYALLGDSHASSSTLATDWSETREFQVLPDLPETPLPARADRYAHVKTEHPRLWLNRERLNTYQQQVQEDPQSAGWDEFYEKSVKPWIDRPLIAEPAPYPDNKRVAVLWRKMYMDSQEVLYAIRHLSVAGVVLKQEDLIQRAVEWLVHAASWDTEGTTSRDYNDEVAFRIAGALAWGYDWLYEYLSDDQKDLVRKSLFRRTEQVAFHVIERSKIHHVPYDSHAVRSLSSVLVPCCIALLGEEPKAQEWLDYTVEYYSTLYSPWGGEDGGWAEGPMYWTTGMAYLIDALNLLKNYTGINIYSRPFFDKTGDFPLYVFPPHTARASFGDMSNLGEPPSLKTGVNIRQFAGITGNPYYQWYYEQLKEKDTDADSKFYNYGWWDFRFDELIYRSDYPQVQAEAPKDAAPLKWFRDVGWVAMHSRMDDPEEHVFLLTKSSSYGSLSHSHGDQNAFILHAYGEPLAIQSGYYGAFGSTLHRNWRRHTLSKNALLIDGKGQYADNDKVKNMEAYGKVVTAEDRGAYLYTRLDATEAYRSEVPYLKRYEREIYFIGGSYAVIVDQVDLEQSGRVDWLFHTLHEMKLKNQAFRVEGTKADMDVQFVYCSSGELELSQSNAFANVDPAELEGLDIHWNLKATTRSASAHRIVSVLVPMKKSEPKYVSHFMDDQDHGIHLYFTLDGQTQQVQVPKVY, from the coding sequence ATGATTTCAGGTAACAGTGCATTGTACCAACCCAAATCCGGTAAGCTGACCGTTCAATATAAGCCGGATCAGGAGACCAAGCTGGTCGAGAATCCGCCGAGATTCACCTGGATGGCGGCCCGCCTTGAGGATGATCAATACATCCTGCAAATTTCTTCATCGCGTGAATTTAAGGATCAGGATACACTGACCTACAGTCCGATTCCTTACAATTTCTTCACACCGGATGAAGTGCTTGCCCCGGGCACCTATTACTGGAGATATGCCCTGCTGGGAGATTCCCATGCGTCCTCCAGCACACTGGCTACGGACTGGAGTGAAACTCGGGAATTCCAGGTTCTGCCCGACCTGCCGGAAACGCCATTGCCGGCGAGAGCAGATCGCTATGCTCATGTGAAGACAGAGCATCCTCGCTTGTGGCTGAACCGGGAGCGGTTGAACACATATCAGCAGCAGGTTCAGGAGGATCCACAGTCTGCGGGCTGGGATGAATTCTACGAGAAATCCGTGAAGCCATGGATTGACAGACCGCTTATTGCCGAGCCTGCACCTTATCCGGACAATAAGAGAGTCGCAGTCCTGTGGAGAAAAATGTACATGGATTCGCAGGAAGTGCTGTATGCAATTCGGCACCTGAGTGTGGCCGGTGTTGTGCTGAAGCAAGAAGACCTGATTCAACGGGCTGTAGAGTGGCTGGTGCATGCTGCTTCCTGGGATACTGAGGGCACAACCTCCCGGGATTACAACGATGAGGTGGCATTCCGTATTGCCGGTGCACTGGCCTGGGGCTATGACTGGCTATACGAATACTTGTCAGACGATCAGAAGGATCTTGTCCGGAAAAGTCTGTTCCGTCGCACCGAGCAGGTAGCCTTCCACGTGATTGAACGCTCCAAGATTCATCATGTGCCTTACGACAGCCATGCCGTCCGCTCGCTGTCTTCAGTCTTGGTCCCATGCTGTATCGCTTTGCTGGGCGAGGAGCCGAAAGCGCAGGAATGGCTGGATTACACGGTTGAGTACTACTCCACCCTGTACAGTCCTTGGGGCGGGGAAGACGGCGGCTGGGCTGAGGGTCCAATGTACTGGACGACCGGTATGGCCTACCTGATTGACGCTTTGAACCTGCTCAAAAATTATACGGGCATCAATATTTATTCCCGTCCATTCTTCGACAAGACCGGGGATTTCCCGCTCTATGTATTTCCGCCGCATACGGCTCGGGCTAGCTTCGGAGATATGTCGAATCTGGGTGAGCCGCCAAGCTTGAAGACGGGAGTGAACATCCGTCAATTTGCAGGCATTACTGGCAACCCATACTACCAATGGTATTATGAGCAGCTGAAAGAGAAAGACACCGATGCAGACAGCAAATTCTATAATTACGGCTGGTGGGATTTCCGCTTTGACGAGCTGATCTACCGTTCAGATTATCCTCAGGTTCAGGCGGAGGCTCCAAAGGACGCTGCTCCGCTGAAGTGGTTCCGTGATGTAGGCTGGGTAGCTATGCATTCCCGCATGGATGATCCTGAAGAGCATGTATTCCTCTTGACCAAGAGCTCTTCCTATGGCTCCCTGTCTCATAGCCATGGAGATCAAAATGCGTTTATCCTGCATGCTTACGGCGAGCCGCTGGCGATCCAAAGTGGATACTACGGAGCCTTCGGCAGTACGCTTCACCGCAACTGGCGCAGACATACCCTCTCCAAGAACGCGCTGCTCATTGATGGTAAGGGACAATATGCCGACAATGACAAGGTGAAGAACATGGAAGCTTACGGTAAAGTGGTTACCGCAGAAGACCGGGGTGCATACCTCTACACGAGACTGGATGCTACCGAAGCTTATCGCAGTGAGGTTCCTTACCTGAAGCGTTATGAGCGCGAAATTTATTTCATCGGCGGATCCTATGCCGTGATTGTGGATCAGGTTGATCTGGAGCAGTCCGGCCGGGTAGATTGGCTGTTCCACACGCTGCATGAAATGAAGCTGAAGAATCAGGCGTTCCGAGTTGAGGGCACTAAAGCAGATATGGATGTTCAATTTGTGTACTGCTCATCCGGGGAATTGGAGCTATCTCAAAGTAATGCCTTTGCCAATGTAGATCCGGCAGAGCTGGAAGGTCTCGACATTCACTGGAATTTGAAGGCGACTACGCGTTCAGCGTCAGCGCACCGCATCGTATCCGTACTGGTGCCGATGAAGAAGTCGGAGCCGAAATACGTTTCACATTTTATGGATGATCAAGACCACGGTATTCATTTGTACTTCACGCTGGACGGTCAGACACAGCAGGTTCAGGTTCCTAAAGTCTATTAA
- a CDS encoding extracellular solute-binding protein yields MKKWGSFTLAALLALGTLTGCAQEAATPEKPATNSEGKAAEGTDQGKAEFSISMRTLAFNHVEKSPNINEDKWVKKLEEITNTDLDIVLVPHKDYEQKMLQMFATNDIPDVVQGSGGVNGKEMGGSVQAGVFQPLDDLLQEHGQNLLKVIPKDVWANVSYEGKIYAIPEWLSNPSRRATWIRMDLLEKSGLPVPVTVDDYMNVMRKFKEMGVENPYMGRENFRYSDTFFGAYDVFPYQSMFEKQGDQIVPKFMDNENMMQALTTYKTMYDEGLINKEFATINPTKFKETILSGKAGIWTMNANELLQWEQQLKAAVPDAKVAIIPSPVGPDGSGGHYLYGSVSRAYFINQKVENPEKIIQFFDWMVSEEAEKFFSFGIEGENYTVENGKINYKAPVTPQEVDEERYRQAFLWMVQDTTYNKGTLELSEQGQKLIKVYDDVLAKEGRDGISFEPRLDAFQKNPDISPISDQAPPVILNHMVKIVYGKEPVSDWPKAVEEWKSKGGDEVIKEATEKYNNQQGVLEPRR; encoded by the coding sequence ATGAAAAAATGGGGATCATTCACACTCGCAGCATTGTTAGCGCTCGGTACGCTGACAGGCTGCGCACAAGAAGCGGCAACGCCAGAGAAGCCCGCCACCAACAGTGAAGGCAAGGCAGCAGAGGGCACCGATCAAGGTAAAGCAGAATTCTCAATCTCGATGCGTACACTGGCATTCAACCACGTAGAGAAGTCACCTAATATCAATGAAGATAAATGGGTGAAGAAGCTGGAGGAGATTACAAATACGGACCTGGATATCGTGCTGGTTCCCCATAAGGATTATGAGCAGAAGATGCTCCAAATGTTTGCGACTAATGACATTCCTGATGTCGTTCAGGGCAGCGGCGGCGTAAACGGCAAGGAAATGGGCGGATCTGTACAAGCCGGCGTGTTCCAGCCTCTAGATGATCTCCTGCAGGAGCACGGTCAGAACCTGCTGAAGGTTATTCCGAAGGACGTGTGGGCTAACGTTTCCTACGAAGGCAAGATTTATGCCATTCCGGAGTGGCTGTCCAATCCATCCCGGAGAGCAACCTGGATCCGTATGGATCTGCTGGAGAAGTCAGGGCTTCCAGTTCCTGTAACGGTAGACGATTACATGAACGTCATGAGAAAGTTTAAAGAAATGGGCGTTGAGAATCCGTACATGGGAAGAGAAAACTTCCGTTATTCCGATACGTTCTTCGGAGCCTACGATGTATTCCCGTATCAATCCATGTTCGAGAAGCAAGGCGATCAGATCGTGCCGAAATTCATGGACAACGAAAACATGATGCAAGCACTGACCACATATAAGACAATGTATGACGAAGGCTTGATCAATAAGGAATTCGCAACGATTAACCCGACGAAGTTTAAAGAGACGATTTTGTCCGGTAAAGCAGGGATCTGGACGATGAATGCTAATGAGCTTCTCCAATGGGAGCAGCAGCTGAAGGCAGCGGTTCCTGATGCAAAGGTAGCCATCATCCCATCTCCGGTAGGACCTGACGGCTCCGGCGGACATTATCTGTACGGTTCGGTATCTAGAGCCTACTTCATTAATCAGAAAGTTGAGAATCCAGAAAAGATCATTCAGTTCTTTGACTGGATGGTGAGTGAGGAAGCAGAGAAGTTTTTCAGCTTCGGGATCGAGGGAGAGAATTACACGGTTGAGAATGGAAAAATCAATTACAAGGCACCAGTAACACCGCAGGAAGTAGACGAAGAGCGCTACCGTCAAGCCTTCTTGTGGATGGTACAGGACACCACGTACAACAAAGGTACGCTGGAGCTGTCTGAACAAGGACAGAAGCTAATAAAGGTATATGACGATGTCCTGGCGAAAGAAGGACGTGATGGAATCTCCTTCGAGCCGCGTTTGGACGCATTCCAGAAAAATCCGGATATTTCCCCGATCTCTGATCAGGCTCCACCGGTCATTCTGAACCACATGGTCAAGATTGTATACGGCAAAGAGCCGGTAAGTGATTGGCCGAAGGCGGTAGAAGAGTGGAAATCCAAAGGCGGCGACGAGGTCATCAAGGAAGCAACCGAGAAATACAACAATCAACAAGGGGTGCTTGAGCCGCGCCGCTAA